Proteins encoded in a region of the Veillonella parvula genome:
- a CDS encoding phosphoribosylformylglycinamidine synthase: MAIQRLFVTKRESFNLEAQRMLQTLQQELSMPATAVTIYERYDIENLDAKDLESAKNLIFSEPPVDTVLEKIPNVQGFVFAVEYVPGQYDQRADSAEQCISMLTLTSGHIVRCARVYAIEGTFTKEQENTIKAYYINPVDSREASLDVPNTLALDLEDPKPVATIDGFTTMSDADLEALIKNYGLAMTLADLQMIRQQYAKVEHRDPTITEIRLFDTYWSDHCRHTTFMTELTDITIEDSRFTGSIKEAFEEYMEGRAELYTTKKKARSLMDMATLAVKELRHAGGLTNLDESDEINACTIIIPVDVNGKTEEWLLLFKNETHNHPTEIEPFGGAATCLGGCIRDPLSGRAYVYQAMRITGSGDPHTRLEDTLEGKLPQRKITQEAARGYSSYGNQIGLATGEVKEYYHPGYVAKRMEIGAVIGAAPRNQVRREVPVAGDVVVLLGGKTGRDGCGGATGSSKEHTVDSLSTCGAEVQKGNALTERKIQRLFRRGEVTTLIKRCNDFGAGGVSVAIGELTDGVSINLDLVPKKYAGLDGTELAISESQERMACVIAASDVEAFKAYCDEENLECTVVAEVTDTNRLIMNWNGETIVDISRDFLNTNGANQQQEAIVKAPADRSYFLRGSASADNFKEKWLAAVSDLNAASQQGLAERFDSTVGANTVLMPFGGKFQKTPTQGMVAKLPVLNGETTTASIMTHGFVPELSAWSPYHGAQYAVLLSVAKLVALGGRREDAYLTLQEYFERLNSKESWGKPVAALLGAYKAQKELEIGAIGGKDSMSGTFMDLTVPPTLVSFAVGTAHVDNIVSQDLKGVDHRLVFFDVPRTYDDTPDWDRFKENCDTLQEQIEKGRVYSAYVVDQGGIPEAVTKMALGNNIGVKFDKYAERGIFQPALGSFIVEVDITAVNYLLELPDVKVIGVTQATPVIEWEGQSVSLKEIQATYEAPLNDIFPMHAPNGFGEAVAYIHDQHAKPRSASLGAKPKVLIPVFPGTNCEFDSARAFERAGAETDIVLIRNQTPEQLKESIDVIKAKLAESQILMFPGGFSAGDEPDGSGKFIATLFRNPYLAEGLENLLYKQDGLVLGICNGFQALIKLGLLPGGHIETLTADHPTLTYNTIGRHLSRMVNTKVISTKSPWMSDAKAGEIYTVPISHGEGRFIASPQQVLEFNKTGQIATQYVDFDGIASMDSRFNPNQSVAAIEGIYSPDGRVFGKMAHSERCGAGISKNIPGQLEMPIFTSGVKYFK, translated from the coding sequence ATGGCTATACAACGATTATTCGTAACAAAACGAGAATCTTTCAACCTAGAAGCGCAACGCATGTTACAAACCTTACAACAGGAATTATCTATGCCTGCTACAGCTGTGACTATCTATGAGCGATACGACATCGAAAATTTAGATGCAAAAGATCTAGAGTCTGCTAAAAATTTAATTTTTTCTGAACCTCCTGTAGATACTGTATTAGAAAAAATTCCAAATGTACAAGGCTTTGTATTTGCTGTTGAATATGTGCCAGGTCAATACGATCAACGTGCTGATAGCGCAGAGCAATGTATTTCTATGCTCACCCTCACATCCGGCCACATCGTGCGTTGTGCTCGCGTATATGCTATCGAAGGCACCTTTACAAAAGAACAAGAAAATACCATCAAAGCATACTACATTAACCCTGTTGATTCCCGCGAAGCGAGCCTTGACGTACCAAACACCTTAGCTCTCGATTTAGAAGATCCAAAGCCGGTGGCAACAATCGATGGCTTTACTACGATGAGCGATGCTGATTTAGAAGCGCTCATCAAAAACTACGGTCTTGCTATGACATTAGCAGACCTTCAAATGATTAGACAACAATACGCAAAGGTGGAGCACCGCGATCCTACGATTACAGAAATTCGCCTCTTCGATACATATTGGTCTGACCATTGCCGTCACACTACCTTTATGACCGAGTTAACAGATATTACCATTGAAGACAGCCGCTTCACCGGTTCTATAAAGGAAGCCTTCGAAGAATATATGGAAGGCCGTGCTGAGCTCTACACGACTAAGAAAAAAGCTCGCTCCCTCATGGACATGGCTACATTGGCTGTAAAAGAATTGCGCCACGCTGGAGGACTTACAAATCTCGATGAATCTGATGAAATCAATGCATGTACAATCATCATCCCTGTCGATGTAAATGGCAAGACTGAAGAATGGTTGTTACTATTCAAAAACGAAACCCATAACCACCCTACTGAAATCGAACCATTTGGGGGCGCAGCTACCTGCTTAGGTGGTTGTATTCGCGACCCATTGAGCGGTCGCGCCTACGTATACCAAGCTATGCGCATCACAGGCTCTGGCGATCCACATACAAGACTTGAAGATACATTGGAAGGCAAATTACCACAAAGAAAGATCACCCAAGAAGCAGCTCGTGGTTACTCCTCTTACGGCAACCAAATCGGCCTTGCTACAGGTGAAGTAAAAGAATATTACCATCCTGGCTACGTAGCAAAGCGCATGGAAATCGGCGCAGTTATCGGTGCTGCACCTCGCAACCAAGTTCGTCGTGAGGTACCAGTTGCAGGCGATGTGGTAGTATTGCTAGGTGGTAAAACTGGCCGTGATGGCTGTGGTGGTGCTACAGGGTCCTCTAAAGAACATACCGTTGACTCTCTATCCACATGCGGTGCAGAAGTACAAAAAGGCAATGCTCTTACAGAGCGTAAAATCCAACGTTTATTCCGTCGTGGCGAAGTAACGACACTTATCAAACGTTGTAATGACTTTGGTGCAGGTGGTGTATCTGTTGCTATCGGTGAACTAACTGATGGTGTATCAATCAATCTCGACTTAGTCCCTAAAAAATATGCTGGCCTCGATGGTACAGAGTTAGCCATCTCTGAATCCCAAGAACGCATGGCCTGTGTCATCGCTGCTTCTGATGTAGAGGCGTTCAAAGCATACTGCGACGAAGAAAACCTGGAGTGTACAGTTGTGGCAGAGGTAACTGATACAAATCGCCTCATCATGAACTGGAATGGCGAAACAATTGTAGATATTAGCCGCGACTTTTTAAATACAAATGGTGCCAATCAACAACAAGAAGCTATCGTAAAAGCTCCAGCAGATCGATCCTACTTCTTACGTGGTTCAGCTAGTGCAGATAACTTCAAGGAAAAATGGCTTGCAGCCGTATCCGATTTAAATGCAGCATCCCAACAAGGCTTAGCGGAACGCTTTGACAGCACTGTAGGCGCCAATACTGTCCTCATGCCATTTGGTGGCAAATTCCAAAAAACGCCTACTCAAGGCATGGTTGCTAAATTACCGGTTCTAAATGGTGAAACTACAACGGCGAGTATTATGACTCATGGTTTTGTGCCTGAGTTATCTGCATGGAGCCCTTATCATGGTGCGCAATATGCAGTACTTTTATCTGTAGCAAAATTAGTAGCTCTTGGCGGTCGCCGAGAAGACGCATACTTAACATTACAAGAATATTTTGAACGCCTCAACTCTAAAGAATCTTGGGGTAAGCCAGTAGCAGCTTTACTTGGTGCTTATAAAGCACAAAAAGAACTTGAAATCGGTGCTATCGGCGGCAAGGACTCTATGAGCGGTACATTTATGGATCTTACCGTTCCCCCTACCCTCGTATCCTTTGCGGTTGGTACAGCTCATGTAGATAATATTGTGAGCCAAGACCTTAAAGGCGTAGATCACCGTCTCGTATTCTTCGATGTACCTCGTACATACGATGACACCCCTGATTGGGATCGATTCAAAGAAAACTGCGATACACTACAAGAACAAATTGAAAAAGGTCGCGTTTACTCTGCCTATGTAGTTGATCAAGGCGGCATTCCTGAAGCAGTCACTAAAATGGCCCTTGGCAACAATATTGGTGTTAAATTCGATAAATACGCTGAACGTGGTATCTTCCAACCAGCCCTTGGTTCCTTCATCGTTGAAGTAGATATTACAGCTGTTAATTATCTTTTAGAGTTACCTGATGTGAAAGTTATCGGTGTAACCCAAGCCACACCTGTTATCGAATGGGAAGGACAATCTGTTTCTCTCAAAGAAATACAAGCTACTTATGAAGCACCTCTAAACGATATTTTCCCTATGCATGCACCAAACGGCTTTGGTGAAGCAGTCGCTTACATTCATGATCAACACGCTAAACCTCGCAGCGCCTCCCTAGGTGCCAAACCAAAAGTTCTTATTCCAGTATTCCCTGGCACAAACTGTGAATTTGACTCTGCTCGCGCCTTTGAACGGGCTGGTGCAGAAACAGATATCGTGCTTATCCGCAACCAAACTCCAGAACAATTAAAAGAATCTATCGACGTAATCAAAGCTAAATTAGCAGAGTCTCAAATTCTTATGTTCCCAGGAGGTTTCAGTGCCGGTGATGAGCCAGATGGTTCTGGTAAATTCATAGCCACCCTCTTCCGCAACCCATACCTTGCAGAAGGTTTAGAAAACCTCTTGTACAAACAAGATGGCCTTGTATTAGGTATTTGTAACGGCTTCCAAGCGCTCATCAAGTTAGGCTTATTACCTGGTGGACATATTGAAACGTTAACTGCAGATCATCCTACATTGACATACAATACCATTGGTCGTCACTTATCTCGCATGGTTAATACGAAAGTTATTTCCACAAAGTCCCCTTGGATGAGTGATGCTAAAGCTGGAGAAATTTACACAGTACCAATTTCTCACGGCGAAGGTCGCTTTATAGCTTCTCCTCAACAAGTGTTAGAGTTCAATAAAACTGGCCAAATCGCTACACAATATGTAGACTTTGATGGTATCGCCTCCATGGATAGTCGCTTCAATCCTAACCAATCTGTAGCCGCTATCGAAGGTATTTATAGCCCTGATGGTCGCGTATTCGGCAAAATGGCACACTCCGAACGCTGTGGTGCTGGCATTAGCAAAAATATTCCTGGCCAATTAGAAATGCCAATCTTTACATCTGGTGTAAAATACTTCAAATAA
- a CDS encoding LysR family transcriptional regulator: protein MAVSADLYRTFLGVGLYLSFSRAAKELGVSQSAISQSIKQLEGELNMPLFVRTTKSVGFTPEGKELFDTVAKAFSILDNGVTQLQERVSQAYESLNLAATDTLCRHFLLPYFHKWQLQESEIGLHIINRPSPDCVELVLNKEAQLAVVNDYEGLRDNPQLEVTTLATIQDVFVGGPDYKGAGFFDQGRLLNEPILLLHKGSASRTFFDDVTHGACRKPRFELGSVDVLLDLVEINMGISMLPNHVVQQKMQEGTIVRIDTDIPVPTRDIVLVRSRLVPQSEGAARFTSLLVNRESTRDKIL from the coding sequence ATGGCAGTATCTGCAGATTTATATAGAACCTTTCTAGGGGTAGGCTTATATTTATCTTTTTCCCGTGCCGCAAAAGAATTAGGCGTGTCCCAATCCGCCATCAGTCAAAGTATTAAACAATTAGAAGGAGAACTTAATATGCCTCTCTTCGTGCGTACTACAAAATCTGTAGGGTTCACGCCAGAAGGTAAAGAATTGTTTGATACGGTAGCTAAAGCTTTCTCTATTCTTGATAATGGTGTTACCCAATTACAAGAACGGGTTAGTCAAGCTTATGAAAGTTTAAATTTGGCTGCCACAGATACTTTGTGTCGCCATTTCCTATTGCCTTATTTCCACAAATGGCAATTACAAGAAAGTGAAATTGGCTTACATATCATTAATCGTCCGTCTCCTGATTGTGTAGAATTAGTACTCAATAAAGAGGCGCAATTAGCCGTGGTTAATGATTATGAGGGCTTGAGAGATAATCCTCAGCTAGAGGTAACTACGCTAGCTACCATTCAAGATGTCTTTGTTGGCGGTCCTGACTATAAAGGGGCAGGATTCTTTGATCAAGGGCGCCTTCTTAACGAGCCTATTTTACTCTTGCATAAAGGCTCTGCTAGTCGTACATTCTTTGACGATGTAACACATGGTGCTTGTCGTAAGCCTCGCTTTGAATTGGGTAGCGTCGATGTATTACTAGATCTTGTAGAAATCAACATGGGTATTTCCATGTTGCCTAATCATGTGGTACAACAAAAAATGCAAGAAGGGACTATTGTGCGCATCGATACAGATATTCCGGTACCAACACGCGACATTGTGCTTGTGCGTTCACGCTTGGTTCCTCAATCTGAAGGAGCTGCGAGATTTACTTCCTTGCTAGTTAATCGTGAAAGTACTCGAGATAAAATTTTATAA
- a CDS encoding xanthine phosphoribosyltransferase: MELLKERIREEGIVLNNRVLKVDGFLNHQIDPQLFKAIGKEIADRYRDAGVQRIVTIEASGIALALMAALELDVPLVFARKKKSILMVDDVYHSVVYSYTKEENYDITISKKFLPAGEKVLIIDDFLASGEAAMGLAKLVQDAGDEVVGMAIAIEKSFQPGRERLENAGYRVESLVRIKEFKDNGCVFIED, translated from the coding sequence ATGGAATTATTAAAAGAACGCATTCGTGAAGAGGGGATTGTCCTCAATAATCGCGTGCTGAAAGTAGATGGGTTCTTAAACCATCAAATCGATCCACAATTGTTTAAGGCAATTGGTAAAGAAATCGCGGATCGTTACCGTGATGCAGGTGTACAACGTATTGTTACCATCGAAGCATCTGGTATTGCGTTGGCATTGATGGCTGCGCTTGAACTAGACGTGCCATTGGTATTTGCGCGTAAGAAAAAATCCATCCTTATGGTAGATGATGTATATCATAGTGTTGTGTACTCTTATACAAAAGAAGAGAATTATGATATTACCATTTCTAAAAAATTCTTACCAGCTGGCGAGAAAGTATTGATTATCGATGATTTCTTGGCGTCTGGCGAGGCGGCTATGGGCCTTGCTAAGTTGGTTCAAGACGCAGGTGATGAAGTAGTAGGCATGGCGATTGCTATCGAAAAGTCCTTCCAACCTGGTCGTGAGCGCTTGGAAAATGCGGGCTACCGTGTAGAGTCTTTAGTTCGCATTAAAGAATTCAAAGATAATGGTTGTGTGTTTATCGAAGACTAA
- the purE gene encoding 5-(carboxyamino)imidazole ribonucleotide mutase, producing MKVGIIMGSKSDLDTMKKASAVLDEFNIPYEMVIASAHRTPEAVKNFVTRLEDEGAIAFIAGAGAAAHLPGVVASFTTLPVIGIPINATALKGIDSLLAIVQMPSGMPVATMAVDGAKNAALFAVQIGAAFNKDLKEQYQQYRKDMAKKVLADNAELQGAIHI from the coding sequence ATGAAGGTCGGTATTATCATGGGCAGCAAGTCTGACCTAGACACAATGAAAAAAGCATCTGCCGTACTTGATGAATTTAACATTCCCTATGAAATGGTTATTGCCTCAGCTCATCGTACCCCAGAGGCTGTAAAGAATTTTGTTACACGACTTGAAGATGAAGGGGCTATCGCTTTTATTGCTGGTGCTGGCGCAGCGGCTCACCTACCTGGTGTGGTGGCGAGCTTCACTACACTGCCAGTTATCGGCATCCCAATTAATGCAACCGCATTAAAAGGTATTGATTCTCTACTTGCTATTGTACAAATGCCATCTGGCATGCCTGTAGCAACCATGGCTGTAGATGGTGCTAAAAATGCAGCGCTCTTTGCAGTGCAAATTGGAGCAGCTTTCAATAAAGACCTGAAAGAACAATATCAACAATATCGTAAAGATATGGCTAAAAAAGTCTTAGCAGACAATGCAGAATTACAAGGTGCTATTCATATTTAA
- the purC gene encoding phosphoribosylaminoimidazolesuccinocarboxamide synthase, translated as MANINLEKLTLLYEGKAKQVYATDNKDEYIVHYKDDATAFNGEKHDTILGKGVLNNKISSFFFELLKKEGVPTHFVRREDDRNQTVLALKIVPLEVIVRNIAAGSMAKRFGIEEGTPLKHPILEFCYKNDELGDPFANESQITALGWATQEQLDVISTITLKVNDILKKFLATKNVTLVDFKVEFGTHNGEVLLGDEISPDTCRFWDATTGEKLDKDRFRRDLGNIEEAYKEMLFRLTGERA; from the coding sequence ATGGCTAACATCAATTTGGAAAAATTAACATTATTGTATGAAGGCAAAGCAAAACAAGTATATGCAACAGATAACAAAGATGAGTACATCGTTCATTACAAAGATGATGCCACTGCATTTAATGGTGAGAAACATGATACCATTCTTGGAAAAGGTGTTTTGAACAATAAAATTTCCTCTTTCTTCTTTGAATTGTTGAAAAAAGAAGGCGTACCAACTCATTTCGTTCGTCGTGAAGATGATCGCAACCAAACAGTACTTGCATTGAAAATAGTTCCTCTTGAAGTTATTGTTCGTAATATTGCGGCTGGCTCTATGGCTAAACGCTTTGGCATTGAAGAAGGAACTCCACTTAAACATCCAATCCTTGAATTCTGCTACAAAAATGATGAATTAGGCGATCCATTTGCCAATGAATCCCAAATCACAGCACTTGGTTGGGCTACTCAAGAACAACTTGATGTAATTTCTACAATTACTTTAAAGGTAAATGATATATTGAAGAAATTTTTGGCTACTAAAAATGTGACACTTGTAGATTTCAAGGTAGAATTTGGTACCCATAATGGTGAAGTTTTATTGGGTGATGAAATTTCTCCTGATACATGCCGTTTCTGGGATGCTACAACTGGTGAAAAACTTGACAAAGACCGTTTCCGTCGAGATCTTGGTAATATTGAAGAAGCATATAAGGAAATGTTATTCCGTCTTACAGGTGAGCGTGCCTAA
- the purF gene encoding amidophosphoribosyltransferase, with protein MNYDSVFDKWHEECGVFGIYDRTVDVARYVYWGLFALQHRGQESAGIAVTDGHDVELKKGMGLLTEAIKELPSFPSYMGTGHVRYSTTGSNNPRNIQPLVIHYQGGQIAVAHNGNLTNALSIRKRLEADGSIFQTTMDSEVIVNLIARSKAETQAERIADAARQIEGAFSLVITTNDSLVGVRDPQGFRPLCLGKTENGYVLSSESCAFDAIKAEFIRHIDPGEMVIIDDSGVRSTIYAEPEKIDKKLCVFEYIYFARGDSHIDGQSVYQSRLNMGRELYNETKYDADIVMSIPDSGTTAALGYARASGIPFAEGLVKNRYSGRTFIKPNQEERELAVRMKLNALPHIVGGKRIVLIDDSIVRGTTSGIIVKMLKEAGAKEIYMCISSPTIEYSCHYGIDTSVRKELIAATHTVDEIRDFIKADKLHYLSREGLCRAVSDVKPDDLCFACFNGDYSVAVPADQEEGVKYVLE; from the coding sequence ATGAATTACGATTCTGTTTTTGATAAATGGCACGAAGAGTGTGGTGTGTTCGGCATCTATGATAGGACCGTTGATGTAGCACGCTATGTATATTGGGGGCTATTTGCTCTCCAACATCGTGGTCAAGAAAGTGCGGGCATTGCTGTTACCGATGGTCATGATGTTGAACTGAAAAAAGGCATGGGCTTGTTGACCGAGGCTATCAAAGAATTACCATCTTTTCCAAGCTATATGGGGACTGGTCATGTGCGGTACTCTACGACTGGGTCCAATAATCCGCGTAATATCCAGCCTTTGGTTATTCACTACCAAGGCGGTCAAATTGCGGTGGCTCACAATGGAAACTTAACGAATGCCTTATCTATTCGAAAACGTCTCGAAGCCGATGGTTCCATCTTTCAAACGACGATGGATTCTGAGGTTATCGTGAACTTGATAGCCCGTTCTAAAGCAGAAACACAAGCGGAACGGATTGCCGATGCGGCGCGTCAAATTGAAGGGGCGTTCTCTTTAGTCATTACTACGAACGACTCTTTAGTAGGTGTACGAGACCCTCAAGGATTTAGACCACTTTGTTTAGGTAAAACTGAAAATGGTTATGTGCTCTCTAGTGAAAGTTGTGCTTTTGATGCGATTAAGGCAGAGTTTATTCGTCATATAGATCCTGGTGAAATGGTTATCATCGATGACTCTGGTGTGCGTAGTACTATCTATGCGGAACCAGAAAAAATCGACAAAAAACTTTGCGTCTTTGAATACATCTATTTTGCACGTGGCGATAGTCATATCGATGGTCAATCCGTATATCAATCTCGGCTAAATATGGGCCGCGAACTATATAACGAAACTAAGTATGATGCAGACATCGTAATGTCCATTCCGGATTCCGGTACAACAGCTGCATTAGGTTATGCTCGTGCATCGGGTATCCCTTTTGCGGAAGGTTTAGTTAAGAACCGTTATAGCGGCCGTACCTTTATTAAACCAAATCAAGAGGAACGAGAATTAGCTGTTCGTATGAAGCTAAATGCATTGCCACATATTGTTGGAGGTAAGCGTATCGTCCTTATTGATGATTCTATTGTGCGCGGTACTACGAGTGGTATCATTGTAAAAATGCTAAAAGAGGCTGGTGCTAAAGAGATTTATATGTGTATTAGTTCTCCAACTATTGAGTATTCCTGTCACTATGGCATTGATACATCAGTGCGTAAAGAACTTATAGCAGCAACTCATACAGTGGATGAAATTAGAGATTTCATCAAGGCTGATAAATTACATTACTTGTCTCGTGAAGGTCTATGTCGTGCTGTATCCGATGTAAAACCAGATGATTTATGTTTTGCATGTTTTAATGGTGATTATAGCGTAGCGGTTCCTGCGGACCAAGAGGAAGGGGTCAAATATGTGCTCGAATAA
- the purM gene encoding phosphoribosylformylglycinamidine cyclo-ligase → MCSNKTSLTYRDAGVDIDAGNRAVELMKESVKRTYTPGVVGDLGGFGGLYSLAGHAMSDPMLVSGTDGVGTKLRLAIMMDKHDTIGQDCVAMSVNDILVQGATPLFFLDYIAVGKLEPVKVADIVRGVAEACEESGCALLGGETAEMAGFYDDEDYDVAGFAVGIVDRPKLITGESIKAGDIILGLPSSGVHSNGFSLVRKIVFDHKGFSIGQDIPEFGKTLGEELLTPTRLYPKAVLPLIKESLLKGMVHITGGGFYENIPRVLPAGVTAEVDCDTWPRLPVFEKLQEWGNVDWHEMYRTFNMGIGMILIVDAADVDRVKANLESRNEAVYEIGHIVKGEGPVVVKGAVFND, encoded by the coding sequence ATGTGCTCGAATAAAACTAGTTTAACCTATCGCGATGCAGGTGTTGATATCGATGCAGGTAATCGTGCCGTAGAATTGATGAAAGAATCTGTTAAACGCACGTATACACCAGGTGTTGTTGGTGATTTAGGTGGTTTTGGGGGACTCTATTCTTTAGCTGGTCATGCTATGTCTGATCCTATGCTCGTATCTGGTACAGATGGGGTGGGCACCAAATTACGTCTCGCTATCATGATGGATAAACATGATACTATCGGTCAAGACTGTGTAGCTATGAGTGTTAATGATATCCTCGTACAAGGTGCTACACCTTTATTCTTCCTTGATTATATTGCGGTTGGCAAACTAGAGCCTGTAAAAGTGGCGGATATCGTACGCGGTGTAGCTGAGGCGTGCGAAGAATCAGGCTGCGCTTTACTAGGCGGTGAAACTGCTGAGATGGCAGGTTTCTACGATGATGAGGATTATGATGTAGCTGGTTTTGCCGTTGGTATCGTAGATCGTCCTAAATTGATTACTGGTGAAAGTATCAAGGCAGGAGACATTATTCTTGGGTTACCATCTTCTGGGGTTCATTCTAATGGTTTCTCGTTAGTTCGTAAAATTGTATTTGATCACAAGGGTTTCTCCATTGGTCAAGATATTCCTGAATTTGGCAAAACACTGGGAGAAGAATTATTAACGCCAACGCGCTTATACCCTAAAGCTGTATTGCCGTTGATTAAAGAAAGCCTACTTAAAGGTATGGTTCATATTACGGGTGGGGGCTTCTATGAAAATATTCCTCGCGTTTTACCGGCAGGAGTAACGGCAGAGGTCGATTGTGATACATGGCCTCGTCTTCCTGTATTCGAAAAGCTACAAGAATGGGGCAATGTAGATTGGCATGAAATGTACCGTACTTTTAACATGGGTATTGGCATGATTCTCATAGTGGACGCTGCGGATGTGGATCGAGTAAAGGCAAATCTTGAAAGTCGTAATGAAGCGGTATATGAAATTGGTCATATCGTTAAAGGCGAAGGTCCAGTTGTTGTAAAAGGGGCGGTATTTAATGACTAG
- the purN gene encoding phosphoribosylglycinamide formyltransferase: MTSSVAKKRLALFASGRGSNGEALYKAMQEGYINGEFVVIITDHGDAGIVERSKPWNIPLIVIERSDYDSKASFEQAQLDALELYKVDGIVLAGYMRIVGTPLIEHYEHRILNIHPALLPSFPGLHGHQQAIDAGVKVTGCTVHFVDAGMDTGPIIMQNTVPLLPEDTEDTLSDRLLPIEHKTYKEALRLFCEDKLTIKGRVVYIED, encoded by the coding sequence ATGACTAGTTCCGTAGCTAAAAAGCGTCTAGCTCTATTCGCAAGCGGTAGAGGATCCAATGGGGAAGCCCTTTATAAAGCCATGCAAGAAGGATATATTAATGGTGAGTTTGTAGTTATCATTACAGATCACGGTGATGCAGGGATTGTTGAACGTTCTAAACCTTGGAATATTCCACTCATTGTCATCGAGCGTAGTGACTATGATTCTAAAGCTAGCTTTGAACAAGCCCAGTTAGATGCGTTAGAGCTCTATAAGGTAGATGGTATCGTTTTGGCTGGATATATGCGCATTGTAGGGACTCCATTGATTGAGCACTATGAGCATAGAATTTTAAATATCCATCCTGCCTTGTTGCCATCCTTTCCGGGACTACATGGACATCAACAAGCTATTGATGCGGGAGTAAAGGTAACCGGTTGTACGGTACACTTTGTTGATGCCGGAATGGATACGGGGCCTATCATTATGCAGAATACGGTTCCTTTATTACCGGAGGATACAGAGGATACCCTGAGTGATAGATTATTGCCTATTGAACATAAAACATATAAAGAGGCATTACGACTATTTTGTGAGGATAAGCTCACTATAAAAGGTCGTGTTGTATATATTGAAGATTGA